In Capsicum annuum cultivar UCD-10X-F1 chromosome 11, UCD10Xv1.1, whole genome shotgun sequence, one genomic interval encodes:
- the LOC107848572 gene encoding probable nucleoredoxin 1, with amino-acid sequence MAMAIDQESSPHHLTVVLSSKERDFLMCQNGEQVTFSRLTGKIVGLYFAGLWCGPCRKFTPKLVEAYESLHPKGDFEIVFISSDKDDESFNEYFGQMPWLAVPFFDCEARKNLKQLFKVRAIPHLVVLDRTGKVLSNDVVKFIKTFGPEAYPFTSERINYLRQEEEKAKENQSLRSLLVYGSRDLLITNEDIKVSVSELEGKTVCLYFAMSTHRGCKNFTLKLAEVYGKIKGNNFEIVLISLDEKYEDFKEGFAEMPWLALPFKDKNCERLVQYLEHKLLPQLVVISPDGKTLQQNAVKFVEEYGDEAFPFTQEKLDTLANLKKKKLEAQTLESILVTADRDFVISNGGLKVSVCKLVGNNIVLYFAASWSLPSREFLPKLVTAYQEIKKNDENFEVIFISSDQDEPSFDNFFSSMPWLALPFDDERRSFLSRRFNIVGIPVAIAISPNGCTVNTQVRQLLETHGAGSYPFTEEHIKNLQQHLKKNTMGWPKKGGDEIHDEHELALIHQQVYLCCGCKEMGYGWAFFCKRCDYGLHPKCAPKQEEIN; translated from the exons ATGGCTATGGCAATTGATCAAGAAAGTTCCCCTCATCATCTCACAGTTGTACTATCTTCAAAGGAGAGAGATTTTCTAATGTGTCAAAATGGAGAACAG GTAACATTTAGCCGCTTAACAGGAAAGATTGTGGGCTTGTATTTCGCCGGTTTATGGTGTGGTCCATGTCGCAAGTTTACACCAAAGTTGGTGGAAGCTTACGAGAGTCTACATCCTAAAGGTGACTTTGAGATAGTGTTCATTTCATCTGATAAAGATGATGAATCGTTTAATGAATACTTTGGGCAAATGCCATGGCTTGCTGTTCCATTTTTTGATTGTGAGGCTAGAAAGAACTTAAAGCAGTTGTTCAAAGTAAGGGCAATTCCACATCTTGTGGTTCTTGATCGAACAGGCAAAGTTTTGAGCAACGATGTGGTTAAATTTATCAAAACCTTTGGTCCTGAAGCCTATCCCTTTACATCTGAAAGAATTAATTACTTGAGGCAGGAAGAAGAGAAGGCTAAAGAAAATCAGTCTTTGAGGTCTCTTCTGGTCTATGGATCACGCGATTTGTTGATCACAAATGAAGACATCAAG GTTTCTGTGTCTGAGCTTGAAGGTAAAACAGTTTGCCTATATTTTGCAATGAGTACTCATAGAGGGTGCAAGAATTTCACCTTGAAGTTAGCAGAGGTGTACGGAAAGATTAAAGGAAATAACTTTGAAATTGTGCTGATTTCTCTGGATGAAAAATATGAGGATTTTAAAGAAGGCTTTGCAGAAATGCCCTGGTTGGCGTTACCGTTCAAAGACAAGAACTGTGAGAGACTTGTTCAGTACTTAGAGCATAAACTCCTACCACAGCTTGTCGTAATAAGTCCAGATGGGAAGACGCTGCAGCAAAATGCAGTTAAATTTGTCGAAGAATATGGTGATGAAGCGTTTCCTTTTACACAAGAAAAACTTGATACTTTGGCTAatctaaagaagaaaaaactaGAAGCACAAACATTAGAGTCCATTCTTGTAACAGCAGATCGAGATTTTGTCATTTCAAATGGCGGTTTAAAG GTTTCTGTATGCAAACTAGTGGGGAACAACATTGTACTGTATTTTGCAGCAAGTTGGAGTCTCCCAAGTCGAGAATTTCTACCCAAACTCGTAACTGCATACCAAGAAATCAAGAAGAACGATGAAAATTTTGAAGTGATATTCATCTCTAGTGACCAAGATGAACCTTCCTTTGATAACTTCTTTTCAAGTATGCCTTGGTTGGCACTTCCTTTCGACGATGAAAGGAGGTCATTTCTGTCACGCAGATTCAATATTGTAGGCATTCCGGTGGCCATAGCAATTAGTCCTAATGGCTGCACTGTGAATACACAAGTTAGGCAGCTATTAGAAACACATGGTGCAGGATCCTATCCCTTCACTGAAGAACACATCAAGAATCTACAGCAACACctcaaaaaaaatacaatggGTTGGCCCAAGAAAGGAGGAGATGAAATTCACGATGAGCATGAACTTGCACTAATACATCAGCAAGTGTATCTTTGCTGTGGATGCAAGGAGATGGGGTACGGGTGGGCTTTCTTCTGCAAACGTTGTGATTATGGGCTCCATCCAAAATGTGCTCCAAAACAAgaagaaataaactga